The Diceros bicornis minor isolate mBicDic1 chromosome 31, mDicBic1.mat.cur, whole genome shotgun sequence genomic sequence ATAGATTTCGTTCCAGAGAATTCATATAAAAGCACTTCGATGAAAGGTCTGTTTACGTGGTGCGTTACTTTCCTAGATctactgtaataaattaccacaaattgagtggcttaaaacaacaaaaatttagtcTCTCACAGATCTAGAAGCTAGAGTCCAAATCACAGCGTTGGCAGAGTCtccctccctctgaaggctctaagggagaatccttCCTCGCTTCTTCCAGCTTTCGGTGGCTCTTGACCTTACTTGGTTCATGactacatcactccaatctctgctccaTATTCACATGGTATTCTTCTCTGTGtttccatatttattttctagacttgctctgccttcctgtctcaTAAGGACACTGGTTGTAGGATTTAGTGCCCACATTCAACCAGGATGATCTCATTTCAAAAACCTTAATTATCACTtcaaaggccttttttttttttcccaaatgaagTCACAGTTACAGATTCTAGAGGGATATATATTTAGAGGGGCCAATATTCAACCACTGCACATTGATATGGATAGTTTATAGTGAAAAATCCAGAAACTTCTAATACTAAATAGATATTAccaaagcaaaacctgaagctACAAGGATAGGGAATGATGTTACCAGAGAACAGAAAGTGCTGGGATGGAGGAGAGAACAGCCTCAAGGTTTGTAGTTATAAGCAACATGGACCGTGACGAGATACAAACaaggaaaaatgcaaaataaacacTAAGATTCCCCTGCTTCCACCGTCTTAGCTGCTGCTGGTTTTTCTCATTGGCTAAGTCCAGTCATAGGAACAGAGAAGGGCAGCAAATATATCTGAAAGAGTgggaaagataagaaaatttaTCACAGAGCATGACCCTAATTCCTCGTTATACGACACACTCGGTTAACTATCATTGTGTGTTCAGGCACTCTCTTAACTCACTAGTTCATAGTGAGAGGAAAGATGGATCTTCAAATTAGATCATTGCAATTGAGATAATTTGTGCTTTGATTATACAAAAGCCCTTAATTAAACCCAATGAAACTAAGGTCTGGTAACATAATGTGAGGTTGCTATGATgatattaattattattgtttaGGAACACAGGAACAAAAGTAGAAGATATTTTCTGTTGTATCTACATGACAAACATATTAGCAAATTCCTTCTATAATTTCAAGTCTTTGAGTCACAATAATAACTTACTCGTTTTCTCAGTGCCACCATAATGTCTTTGTTCCTCAGCGTATATATAATAGGATTCAACGTTGGGGTCAAAACGGTATAGAAAAGAGAGATCAGTTTCCCACTTCTTTCAGACTGATTAGGTTTGGGTTGTAAATAAGTAATAGTAGCTGTTCCGTAGAATAAGACTACAACCATCAGGTGAGAGGaacaggtggagaaggctttaGTCCTCCCTCTGGCTGATGACAGTTTCAGAATGTTGGAGATAATTTTGCCATAGGAGACAACAATCAAAAGAAATGGAACCATGGTAAATACCACTGCAGCTACATAGACTGCTATTTCATTCACAAATGTGTCTCCACAAGCAAGCTTGAGTATTGGGGGGATGTCACAGAAGAAATGATTAATTCTGTTAGACCCgcaaaagggcagagagaaaatcTGACATATTTGCCCAACTACAGCTGGAACTCCACTGATCCAGGAGGCAGCCACCAGCTGGACACAGACCTTGTGGTTCACGACTAGAGGATAGTGCAGAGGGTCAcaaatggccacatagcggtcataggccattgcTGTCAGAAGGAGACACTCTGAGCCtccaagaataaaaacaaaacacatttgcGTAGCACAGGCCAAGAAAGAAATGTTTCCTTTCTGGGTCAAAAGGTCCATGAGCATTCTTGGGATAGTGACTGTGACATAACagatttctaaaaatgaaaaattgctgagaaaaaaatacatggggGTCTAGAGAGCAGAGTCAATTTTTGTTACCAGTATTATGATGCTGTTGCTCATCAGGATACTCAGATAGATGACTAAAAACATCCCAAAAAGGATCCATTGGATATTGGGAATATCAGAAAACCCCAAGAGAACAAACTCCATCATTATAGTGATATTTGagttttctgttttgaatttgCACTCCATCTGCAGATATAGTAAATTCAAAATGGTTAATTCACTAATGTTTTTGAacaacattttcctcttctgttaacTGGGTAGATACATGATTGTATTTATataatctcttaaattttttcTGCCATTACTTTGCTCTGTTTCTAGGAAAAGAGATTTGAAACTTCAGAAATGAACTGATGTGCAGTTAAAATCAATCAAAGAAATAAgatcttaatatatattttttacacttGGCTGCAATGATACCAGATATAATGAGAAGTGAATATTGTTATTTAGAGCTTATTATGGAGGAATAATATCTAATAATATCTAATCACTCTATTAAGAGTGGAATTATGAAACAgcctttttctattgttttttctggCTTCATCAGTTTTTTTCCGCATTGGTTGACTTATTCCATCTTCTTTCAATTCAGATTTTTTCccttaaagattttgtttaattcTTATTCAAAATGAGTTTTAAGTCCTCTCATTTATATTCCAATGACAGTCAATTTTCATAAACCAGTCCTTTGTAATCCAGGGAATAAATGTATGCAAATTATCAGTCCTCTTTATGTACCTCTCCCATCACTTATGCCAAATGTGGAAAGCATTAATCCCATTATGCTCTTCAATAACTTTCCCTGTTACCCCCTATACAGTGTATGATCAATTAACTTCTAACTCAATCAAGAAATGTGACCCATTCATCACAATATTTTTTTCGTTTCACTCCTTACCTACTTAAGATTTTGTGATCCACTGTCATATAATTCCTTGCAAACAAATACAATTCCCCTCTTCTATTTTCCCTTCATAATTTTGACTAATAAAGTGTAATTTTGATTAAACtcagttattatttattttgggcATGCAAATGGTGCGAGCATATGAACGGgactggaaataaaaaacaaatacacaaatatatacacactgTCTTGCTTCACTTCACGTTAACGTCATCCGATATCAAGCAGTCAGCCTTGTTTCCCATTAcgctttattactattttttcccCAACTTTCCAAAACAAATATTATGTGTTTTCCTATCCCATCAAGTCTACTATACCCATCTCTACCTTCTAGTCTCATCAGCTGATATTTTTGCCTTAAAACTCTGATAACTAAAACTGAGCAAATCTTCTCTCATATTTCCATATTTCCATTATACTAGTTTTCAAAATTACAagtgaataatttttattataaatatcattattttaaatatatctaattttatttcactttataatTAAGAAAGTTAAGAACTATATGAGTTATCTTAAGTAGCTAACTCATTTTCAGGTAAAAATCTCAGAATTTCatgcttttctgttttattttctgtatcgTGATCCTCAAATTTAGAATTATCCTCACATAAAATAGTCTAACAACACAATTATAGCTTACCTTTATGGATTTGCATGAAACTATCTACGTGAGTGTAGGTGTTTTTTTAACCTATAAACTTTTTAAGTTCTTTCATGTCAGGAAGTCACTGTAATTCTTGCTAGCTTCACAATATTCTTGCTAGCTTCAATCATTAGCTGCTCTTAAATAGGAAGCAGTCAGGTGCACCCTGGGGGACATATCCTCCTGTGTATCAATTTAATTTCCAGAAGACTGCTTTTTTTGGCAATCatccagttttaatttttaaaactactttctCTGTAGATGACCTGTCCTTCTCTTCAGCCTCTTTGTGACATAAAGTTCCCCCACTATAGGGGAGTCCCCTGGTGGACTGGTGAGGGTCCCTGGTGGGGAAATATCACTTAATTGTCTAGTACTACTTTcaggaaaaagttaaaaatcttTCTATCATATTTCAGACCTATGGCAATTGGTGTCAATTTTTGCCTTCTTTACTTTTATTTCCATAATTCAACCAGGTATGGATCATCCACACCTTTAGAAAAATGTGTCACATGTTTCCTCACATGAACATGATTTGCTTGGTCTCTTGGTGGAATGCTCTGTTCCTAGATTAACCTTTGTTAAAATTAAAGCAGATTGTGTCTGCTGACAAAAATCTGGATGTTTCATTCATGTTATGATGTCTACTCGGTCATCAGAGGAGTTATCTAGCTGATTCAAAATGTAATTTTAGACAGGATTCTTtaagacagaaaagagaaaaaaataagaaacattcCTGTCAAAATTCTTTTCCCATTTCAACTACTTCTAAGCAGCTATGGAAATAAAATGATCAGGAGTGAAGTTGCAAGTCCTATAGCCACTTCTACGTGtaattacatttgttttttcccgTTATGGAGTTCTTTGACCATTTGACAATGTGTTTCTAAAATTGCATTCCATTTTGAATTTTAAGCCTGCTTCTCATTACTACAGCATGCTTCTCACACATTGGCCCTCTGTATGCTTTATTATGACTGAGTTAGCATTTGTGTGGTGGCTTCTTTCATGTTTGTCTACAAATGGGAACTACACTCTTGATTTACCTCAGATGAGCTTGTCAGTTACAGGCTGAGACAAATTGAATGTCCATCCCCCATTGGAGTAGACTCATCTAATCCCTAGCCTATCATTAAGATGGAAAATGGGATATTTCTTTATTCAATTAAATATTTCCATATcctgaaaaaaatctaaaaactgaaacaattcagATGTATCAGTGgcttaacaaaataaaggaacaTCTTACACTCATATCATTGTACAATTTTGCAGTCAGTGATTAAGAAACTCTGCTTCCTTTCATCTGAGTCCCAATCTTTCCTAGTTCCCCTTTGCAGTTCCCTATTGGATCTTCGGCATTCAGAGAGCTGAGAATTAAAGACTGACAGAAAATAAGGACACAAATGCACCTTAAAAGCCTCAACACATAATAGACACACCATTCCTACTCACATGGCATTGTAGAAACTAATCACTTGGTCTAACATAGACATGAGAGGGCTAGGGAATGTTGTTTACTGTAtgtcaaagaaacagaaatatatcTGGAGAGCATCAAGCCAGAATCTGCTAGAATCTTCACTTTTGGTCACTAACAGTGTTTTCTCTtgtatttaaattcaaatttcacctgtttttaaatcaagttttaaatacaaaataGCATGCTGTAACATGTATACCTTTAAATTTAAGTTGTAACATGAAATGTAcataacagaataatttgtggtatctatttatgtattttagttgtgttttttttttagtatatttgagTCTAATGCAATGTTGTTATTTTTCAGTACATTCTTATTCTTAAGTTAGCAAcgttattgaggcataatttacgTAAAATAAAGTACAACCTTTAAAATACACTCGATGAGATTTAAAATTCAATGATATTTGAGAGATATATACACTTTTGAAACCATTGTCAcgatcaagacacagaacattcaCATTATCCTGAAACATATCCTTGCGCAACTATGCTATCCATCTTCCCTCCGCCCTCATCCGCAGAAGATGATCGATTAGATGTCTTTAGCTATAGATCATTTATAATCAACCAGAATATTCTCTATTATCCTGAAGTCTTTTCCTCAGTGTAAGGATTTTAAGACTCATCTATGTTGTACATGTCAATAGTTTAGTCATTGTCATTGCAGGATTCCTTAATATTCCTTAATCTATTTACttattcatctgctgatgggcttttggttgtttccaggttttggctgtCATAAATAGAGCTTTTGTGTATATTCATGAATAAGTTTTGGGATGgggtatatattttcatttcttttggataaatatttaAGAATGCAATGATTGGATTATATTGTAGGTGTATATATAAACTTTTAGGAAActgtcaaaatgttttccaaaatggttgcaacattttatactcccaccatAAGAGTATGAGAGTCTCAATAGATTAACATCTTTGCTAACACTTGTTGCTgtcagagtttttaatttttgacattCTAATTGGTGGGTTGTGgtttctcattatggttttgatttgcatttctctaatgactaaaaACGGGTATATCTTTATGTACGTATAGGCTATTTGCATTTTTTATGATGAAGTGTTCATTCAGTCCATTTGCTCATGTTTTTTATTggattgtattattattattggatggcaagtgttctttatatattctggatacaaatcctttgtcaGAAATATGTATGAAGAATGTTTTCTTCCactctctagttttcttttttatcttactAATGTCATCCTTTGAACAAAAAGAGATGTTAATCttggtataataaaatatatacattttataaactATGCTTTGTGTATCCttttaagaaatctttatttATCCTACTATCACAAAAATTTTCTCTTATGATTTCTTCCAGACCTTTTATGACTTAGTTTTTACACTTAAgtgtgtaatccattttgagttgaggTTTATATATGACGTGAGTAAgagtttgatatttatttttttcccatgtaGATATCTCATTGTGGACAGGACCAAATGCCTGCTGTTTGATCTCCTCGCAGGACATTTGTTCCTGTCCAAAACTTCCATAAGAGGATTGGACCATAACActtttggtccatgccaaaaggtcTTTGATATCTGGTCACATCTGGTCCTGTCGTAATGTCCATGGAGACATTGGGTCCACACCAAAAGGTCTTTGATATTTGTTCCTGTCCAAAACCGTTTGACATGGACTAAATATGCTCATGgccattttggacaggaccaaatgtcaaggCCTTTGGGCAAGGTCCCAATGTcttatggatgttttggacaggaccaaatatctgCTAGTCACATATCTAATTGCTCTTGCACTATTAATCGAAAAGACTTTTCATTCCACATGGATGATCctagcatctttgtcaaaaatcagctcACCATATATGTATCTTTTTCtggactctgttccattgatttatatattAATCGTTTCACCAATTCTCCACTGTTTCTAGTGCAGTAAATGTATAGTAACTCTTGAAGTCAAGTAGTGTGCTTCCCCTAAATTAGTTATTCTTTTATGAAAGTTGCTTTAGCTGTCTTGGGTCGTTTGCaattttatacaaattttaaaataggtaTATCATTTCTATAAAATGCTTGCTGGATTTTTACATTGGGATTCAATTAAATTTATAGATAAATTCAGGCAGAATTGACAACAATATCAATTATTGCAGTCTATGAAAATGATAcatctttccacttatttttctCCAATTTCTCTCAGTATGATATCAATTATTGTAAGTATAATTCTCATATTTTTTGtcaaatttttattctatatttttgtttACCAAGTATACtgaattgatttttataatttcacaTTCCAGTTGATTGCTGCTCATATATAATTGACATCACATTAACATTTAATAGTATATCCTCGCCAAATTCAGGTAAGTATTTCAGTAGCTGTTTTGTAGATACTGTAAGATATTCTAGGTAAACAATCATAATGCTTACCTAAAGGGacacttttctttttataaacattatatatatttatatattaatccaAAAGTTTTGGTTTAACCGGAGTCGACAAATTGTGTCTCATTAGCCAAATACAGCCTGatctatatttttgtattttccatgaAATGATGATGAATTTTACAAATTTTAAtgttggagaaaaaaagaatatgcaaCAGAGACAATTctatgtggcccacaaagccaaaattCTTAACTATCCAGtccttcactgaaaaaaaaaaaaaaagtgttaaaccttggtttaaaataataaccattgAATTGTTCACAATTCTGTAATTCAGCAATTTGCTTGAGTCAAGCTGAGAAGGCTCTCTTGTTTTCTATG encodes the following:
- the LOC131395447 gene encoding LOW QUALITY PROTEIN: olfactory receptor 10AG1-like (The sequence of the model RefSeq protein was modified relative to this genomic sequence to represent the inferred CDS: substituted 1 base at 1 genomic stop codon), with amino-acid sequence MECKFKTENSNITIMMEFVLLGFSDIPNIQWILFGMFLVIYLSILMSNSIIILVTKIDSALXTPMYFFLSNFSFLEICYVTVTIPRMLMDLLTQKGNISFLACATQMCFVFILGGSECLLLTAMAYDRYVAICDPLHYPLVVNHKVCVQLVAASWISGVPAVVGQICQIFSLPFCGSNRINHFFCDIPPILKLACGDTFVNEIAVYVAAVVFTMVPFLLIVVSYGKIISNILKLSSARGRTKAFSTCSSHLMVVVLFYGTATITYLQPKPNQSERSGKLISLFYTVLTPTLNPIIYTLRNKDIMVALRKRVSYYCDSKT